The Bombus terrestris chromosome 16, iyBomTerr1.2, whole genome shotgun sequence genome includes a region encoding these proteins:
- the LOC100645785 gene encoding protein obstructor-E, with protein sequence MTITTTARLLIACGVLRFASSASVHKDSCPEKNGRFSVPSQCDAYIECIDGIPEHKLCPEGLLFNPNVRFSYPCEYPAGVDCDGRPNRQTPQPTEDCPHQYGFFKIGDQHNCGKFMSCVEGRAHVFHCPEGLAFNSESYRCDWPDQVPDCDVESFLGLRCPNDPNDENRLYKFEFYASPYDCQRYFVCVNGRPRLQVCEEGKAFSQLENTCLPAHNVSGCEPLGLPHEKKKIPLIGTVVEGGS encoded by the exons CGGCCAGCGTACACAAAGATAGCTGTCCTGAAAAGAATGGTCGATTTTCTGTGCCATCCCAATGTGACGCTTACATCGAATGCATTGATGGTATCCCTGAACACAAATTATGTCCCGAGGGACTCTTATTCAATCCTAACGTGAGATTCTCCTATCCTTGTGAATATCCTGCTGGCGTGGATTGTGATGGAAGACCTAACCGAC agACACCACAGCCAACTGAGGACTGTCCTCATCAGTATGGTTTCTTCAAAATCGGAGATCAACACAATTGTGGTAAATTCATGTCCTGTGTAGAGGGGAGAGCACATGTCTTCCATTGTCCCGAAGGGTTGGCCTTCAACTCTGAATCTTATCGTTGCGACTGGCCTGATCAAGTACCAGACTGCGATGTTGAAT CATTCTTAGGACTCCGGTGCCCAAATGATCCTAACGATGAAAATCGCCTGTACAAGTTTGAGTTCTACGCCAGTCCTTATGACTGTCAGCGTTATTTCGTGTGTGTGAATGGTCGGCCACGATTGCAGGTTTGCGAAGAAGGAAAGGCTTTCAGCCAGCTGGAAAACACATGTCTTCCCGCGCACAACGTCAGTGGATG TGAACCACTCGGTTTGCCGcatgagaaaaagaaaattccgTTAATAGGTACAGTTGTAGAGGGAGGATCATAG